One window from the genome of Moritella sp. F3 encodes:
- the lepA gene encoding translation elongation factor 4, protein MKHIRNFSIIAHIDHGKSTLSDRLISHCGGLSDREMAAQVLDSMDIERERGITIKAQSVTLDYKAKDGETYQLNFIDTPGHVDFSYEVSRSLAACEGALLVVDAGQGVEAQTLANCYTAMEMDLEVVPILNKIDLPAADPDRVAEEIEDIIGIDAMEATRCSAKTGLGIEDVLETIVREIPCPSEGSEDAPLQALIIDSWFDNYQGVVSLVRITNGALRKGDKLTVMSTGESHLVDKVGIFTPKQTDTGVLHCGEVGFVICGIKDILGAPVGDTLTNTRNPADAPVPGFSKVKPQVYAGLFPISSDDYEAFRDALGKLSLNDASLFYEPESSSALGFGFRCGFLGLLHMEIIQERLEREYDLDLITTAPTVVYEVETKKGEVIYVDSPAKLPALNDIEEIREPIAECNILVPQEYLGNVITLCIDKRGVQTKMDYHGKQVALTYEIPMGEVVMDFFDRLKSTSRGYASLDYSFIRFTPADMVRVDVLINTDRVDALAMITHRDNSLNRGRLLVEKMKDLIPRQMFNIAIQAVIGSQVIARSTVKQMRKNVIAKCYGGDISRKKKLLQKQKDGKKRMKQVGNVEVPQEAFLAVLHIGKD, encoded by the coding sequence ATGAAACACATTCGTAATTTTTCAATTATTGCCCATATCGATCACGGTAAATCAACTTTATCAGATCGTCTAATTTCGCATTGCGGTGGTTTATCTGACCGTGAAATGGCAGCACAGGTTCTTGACTCAATGGATATTGAGCGCGAGCGTGGCATTACAATTAAAGCGCAAAGCGTAACTCTGGATTATAAAGCGAAAGATGGTGAAACATACCAGCTTAACTTTATTGATACGCCAGGACACGTGGACTTCAGCTATGAGGTTTCTCGCTCATTAGCAGCCTGTGAGGGTGCTTTACTTGTTGTCGACGCCGGTCAAGGCGTAGAAGCACAGACCCTAGCAAACTGTTATACAGCGATGGAAATGGATCTGGAAGTTGTGCCAATCCTCAATAAAATCGATTTACCTGCCGCCGATCCTGATCGCGTAGCAGAAGAAATCGAAGATATTATTGGTATTGATGCAATGGAAGCTACACGTTGCTCTGCAAAAACTGGTTTAGGTATCGAAGACGTACTTGAAACAATTGTAAGAGAAATTCCATGCCCATCAGAAGGTTCTGAAGACGCGCCACTACAAGCTTTGATCATTGATTCATGGTTTGATAACTACCAAGGTGTTGTATCGTTAGTACGTATTACTAATGGTGCACTTCGCAAAGGCGATAAACTAACAGTTATGTCGACGGGTGAATCTCATCTTGTTGATAAAGTGGGTATCTTCACACCGAAACAAACAGATACTGGCGTACTGCACTGCGGTGAAGTAGGTTTTGTTATTTGCGGTATTAAAGATATTTTAGGCGCACCAGTAGGTGATACGCTAACGAATACGCGTAACCCAGCTGATGCACCAGTACCTGGTTTCAGTAAAGTTAAGCCTCAGGTTTATGCGGGTTTATTCCCAATTAGCTCTGATGATTATGAAGCGTTCCGTGATGCTCTCGGTAAATTGAGTCTAAACGATGCGTCTTTATTCTACGAACCAGAAAGTTCTTCAGCACTTGGTTTCGGTTTCCGTTGTGGTTTCTTAGGTTTACTACACATGGAAATCATTCAAGAGCGTTTAGAACGTGAATACGATCTTGATTTGATCACCACTGCACCAACGGTTGTCTACGAAGTAGAAACTAAAAAAGGTGAGGTGATATACGTTGATAGCCCGGCTAAATTACCAGCATTGAATGATATCGAAGAGATTCGTGAACCAATCGCTGAATGTAATATTTTAGTACCACAAGAATACCTAGGTAACGTAATTACCTTGTGTATCGATAAACGTGGCGTACAAACTAAGATGGATTATCACGGCAAGCAAGTGGCATTAACTTACGAGATCCCGATGGGTGAAGTCGTGATGGACTTCTTTGACCGTTTGAAGTCAACCAGCCGTGGTTATGCATCACTTGATTACTCTTTCATCCGCTTTACACCGGCAGACATGGTGCGTGTTGATGTATTAATCAATACCGACCGTGTGGATGCGTTAGCGATGATCACTCACCGTGACAATTCACTTAACCGTGGTCGTTTATTGGTTGAGAAAATGAAAGACTTGATCCCACGTCAAATGTTCAATATCGCGATTCAAGCGGTTATCGGCTCGCAAGTGATTGCTCGTAGTACCGTTAAGCAAATGCGTAAAAACGTAATTGCGAAATGTTATGGCGGTGATATCAGTCGTAAGAAGAAACTGCTACAGAAACAGAAAGACGGTAAAAAACGCATGAAGCAAGTTGGTAATGTTGAGGTACCTCAAGAAGCCTTCTTAGCTGTGTTGCATATCGGAAAGGACTAG
- a CDS encoding SoxR reducing system RseC family protein, whose product MIIETAVVKSVTGDQVSVHCESQSACNHCHASDNCGTGTVAKAFPHRIHNFTVTKTADVVAGDKIEIGLREKNLVTSAMLVYLLPLATILLSLGLGQYLSQVFQFEGEGLVILAAFIGGYIGFIGTRKLSVKFDQSFDLKPKMLGVVAQSEVIGQWRAD is encoded by the coding sequence ATGATAATTGAAACAGCAGTGGTAAAAAGTGTAACTGGTGATCAAGTATCGGTACACTGCGAGAGCCAATCAGCTTGTAACCATTGTCATGCCAGTGATAATTGCGGTACAGGTACGGTAGCGAAAGCATTCCCACATCGCATCCACAATTTTACGGTTACTAAAACAGCCGATGTCGTCGCTGGTGATAAAATCGAAATTGGTTTACGTGAAAAGAATTTAGTCACCAGCGCCATGCTGGTTTACTTATTGCCGTTAGCAACGATTTTACTGTCACTGGGTCTTGGCCAGTATTTATCTCAAGTTTTCCAATTTGAAGGTGAAGGCTTGGTTATTCTCGCGGCTTTTATTGGTGGTTATATTGGTTTCATTGGCACTCGAAAATTAAGTGTTAAATTTGATCAAAGCTTTGATTTAAAACCTAAAATGCTAGGTGTTGTGGCTCAATCGGAAGTGATAGGACAATGGCGCGCTGATTAA
- a CDS encoding MucB/RseB C-terminal domain-containing protein, with product MCKKSVGVWILLSSLFSPIAWSEATPASGNVVNSNVVTNTAVAPKLSADDLLDNMKMAFKQLNYDLSYVEIERGRITPMRYSHGVIDDVSVGHLLSLNGNPREYLRRGDITSFFEAEQAGYSLASTAIPGLLFNLMATELTLDDSLYQAIYVGGKSRVTGRLSQVVRVVPNDKYRFGYLIWIDTTTNLPLRIDMIKDSGEVVFQVMAISLYQFPDVTPWLEQLNSVTLPPVLSAMQTQSLMPEPTKSEWKAAWMPDGFKLIVSNKHQIAGIGQTIDYMQFSDGLVDVSIYVNTNAKAGSLSQGLGVSGQISLQSKITDDIEIVVVGEVPSATAKKIADSVVRNLDD from the coding sequence ATGTGCAAGAAAAGTGTTGGTGTGTGGATATTGTTGTCTTCACTCTTTAGCCCTATCGCTTGGAGTGAGGCTACGCCCGCGAGTGGTAATGTCGTCAATAGTAATGTTGTTACTAACACTGCTGTAGCGCCAAAATTATCTGCTGATGACCTGTTAGACAACATGAAAATGGCGTTTAAACAGCTTAATTATGATTTGTCTTATGTCGAGATTGAGCGCGGAAGAATTACACCTATGCGTTACAGCCACGGGGTGATTGATGATGTGTCTGTCGGCCATTTATTGTCATTAAATGGTAACCCGCGTGAATATTTACGCCGTGGCGATATTACTAGTTTCTTTGAAGCTGAGCAGGCCGGCTATTCTTTAGCCTCAACGGCAATTCCGGGTCTACTGTTTAATTTAATGGCCACTGAACTAACCCTAGATGATAGCTTGTATCAAGCTATCTATGTGGGCGGTAAATCTCGTGTTACAGGGCGTTTAAGTCAAGTCGTACGTGTGGTACCGAATGATAAATATCGTTTTGGCTATTTAATTTGGATCGACACAACCACGAACCTACCGCTGCGTATTGATATGATCAAAGACAGTGGTGAAGTGGTATTCCAAGTGATGGCGATTTCTTTGTATCAGTTTCCTGATGTAACGCCTTGGTTAGAACAATTGAATTCAGTCACGCTGCCACCCGTGTTATCAGCCATGCAAACACAAAGCTTAATGCCGGAACCGACCAAATCGGAATGGAAAGCAGCTTGGATGCCTGATGGATTTAAATTGATAGTGAGTAATAAACATCAGATTGCTGGTATAGGTCAAACTATTGATTATATGCAGTTTTCAGATGGTTTAGTCGATGTGTCTATTTATGTGAATACCAACGCGAAAGCAGGCAGTTTGAGTCAAGGATTAGGTGTGTCGGGACAAATTAGTTTACAATCTAAAATCACCGATGATATTGAGATAGTGGTTGTGGGCGAAGTACCAAGCGCGACAGCCAAGAAAATTGCCGACTCTGTTGTGCGAAATCTTGATGACTAA